One window of Quercus robur chromosome 5, dhQueRobu3.1, whole genome shotgun sequence genomic DNA carries:
- the LOC126728168 gene encoding uncharacterized protein LOC126728168 produces the protein MASFSPFVTIFNQNKLTRSNCVDWKRNFDIVLTTEEHKYVLTQPCHNFPSLDAPFEEKQRYNRWQKSNEMAKCYMLASISNVLQRQMQDVELASDIMLSLKEMFGEQGHFAKQETMRQIYNTKMTYGTLVRDHSLRMISNLNTLEVLGADIDGES, from the coding sequence ATGGCATCATTTAGCCCATTTGTTActatttttaatcaaaacaaactgacTAGATCCAACTGTGTTGACTGGAAAAGAAATTTTGACATTGTTCTTACTACTGAAGAGCACAAATATGTGCTTACTCAACCATGTCATAACTTTCCTTCATTAGATGCTCCTTTTGAGGAGAAACAACGATATAATCGTTGGCAAAAATCTAATGAGATGGCCAAGTGCTATATGCTAGCATCTATCTCAAATGTTCTACAACGTCAAATGCAGGATGTAGAACTAGCTTCAGACATAATGCTAAGTCTGAAAGAGATGTTTGGTGAGCAAGGTCATTTTGCAAAGCAAGAAACTATGAggcaaatttataataccaaaatgaCTTATGGCACTTTAGTGAGGGATCATTCTCTTAGGATGATCTCTAATTTGAATACACTAGAAGTTTTAGGTGCCGATATTGATGGAGAATCCTAA
- the LOC126725903 gene encoding alpha-galactosidase-like isoform X2 — protein MSWRGISLSVLVIFVVLCSAKIAHAHASMNLRNSSSNSSDTDTHQNYTQFLLTNGVARTPPMGWNSWNHFQCNIDEWTVKTTDALISTGLAALGYKYINIDDCWAEGKRDWRGNLREKPSTFPSGIKALADYVHAKGLKLGIYSDAGYKTCSKTMPGSLGHEDIDARTFAEWGIDYLKYDNCYHDGSKPLDRFARMSYALQKVARPILYAICEWGEENPAKWASRYGNAWRTTTDIKDNWESITSIADENNIWGRYAGPGRWNDPDMLEVGNGGMSLEEYRSHFSIWAIMKAPLLIGCDIRSASRETLRILGNKEVIDVNQDPLGVQARKIRSKAGLEVWAGPLSSRRVVIVLWNRSKYRAPISVGWREVGLSPSNPVSVRDLWAHSFISKSIRSRLTAHVAPHACKMYILTSI, from the exons ATGAGTTGGAGAggcatctctctctctgttcttgttatttttgttgttttatgcAGTGCTAAAATAGCACATGCACATGCTAGTATGAATCTCAGaaacagcagcagcaacagcagcGATACCGATACCCATCAAAATTACACCCAGTTCCTTCTTACAAATGGCGTTGCCCGTACGCCCCCAATGGG TTGGAACAGCTGGAATCATTTTCAATGCAACATAGATGAATGGACTGTGAAGACTACTG ATGCTCTTATTTCAACCGGTTTGGCGGCACTGGggtacaaatatataaatattg ATGATTGCTGGGCAGAAGGGAAGAGAGACTGGAGGGGTAATTTAAGGGAAAAACCTTCTACTTTTCCTTCTGGAATCAAGGCCCTTGCAGACTATGTTCATGCAAAAGGATTAAAACTTGGCATATATTCTGATGCTGg ttacaaaacctGCAGCAAGACAATGCCTGGCTCTCTTGGGCATGAAGATATAGATGCAAGAACCTTTGCTGAATGG GGAATTGATTACTTGAAGTATGATAACTGCTACCATGATGGTTCTAAGCCTCTAGATAG ATTTGCTAGGATGAGTTATGCATTGCAGAAGGTTGCCAGGCCAATCCTTTACGCTATATGTGAATG GGGAGAAGAGAATCCAGCAAAATGGGCCAGTCGGTATGGTAATGCTTGGAGAACTACAACGGACATAAAAGACAATTGGGAAAG TATCACATCAATCGCAGATGAAAACAACATTTGGGGAAGATATGCTGGACCTGGCAGGTGGAATG ATCCTGACATGTTGGAAGTGGGCAATGGAGGCATGAGTTTGGAGGAGTATCGATCTCATTTTAGCATTTGGGCTATAATGAAA GCCCCTTTACTTATCGGATGTGACATCCGATCTGCAAGCAGAGAAACTCTAAGGATTCTTGGAAACAAGGAAGTGATTGATGTTAATCAGGATCCACTGGGAGTGCAAGCAAGAAAAATACGATCGAAAGCAGGTCTAGAG GTTTGGGCAGGGCCATTATCATCGAGAAGAGTGGTGATAGTATTATGGAATAGAAGCAAGTATAGGGCTCCCATATCAGTGGGATGGAGGGAGGTTGGACTCTCTCCATCTAATCCTGTTAGTGTTCGAGACTTATGGGCG CACTCATTCATTTCCAAGAGTATACGCTCTCGATTGACTGCACATGTTGCTCCTCATGCTTGCAAAATGTATATCCTAACTTCAATCTAA
- the LOC126725903 gene encoding alpha-galactosidase 2-like isoform X3 gives MSWRGISLSVLVIFVVLCSAKIAHAHASMNLRNSSSNSSDTDTHQNYTQFLLTNGVARTPPMGWNSWNHFQCNIDEWTVKTTADALISTGLAALGYKYINIDDCWAEGKRDWRGNLREKPSTFPSGIKALADYVHAKGLKLGIYSDAGGEENPAKWASRYGNAWRTTTDIKDNWESITSIADENNIWGRYAGPGRWNDPDMLEVGNGGMSLEEYRSHFSIWAIMKAPLLIGCDIRSASRETLRILGNKEVIDVNQDPLGVQARKIRSKAGLEVWAGPLSSRRVVIVLWNRSKYRAPISVGWREVGLSPSNPVSVRDLWAHSFISKSIRSRLTAHVAPHACKMYILTSI, from the exons ATGAGTTGGAGAggcatctctctctctgttcttgttatttttgttgttttatgcAGTGCTAAAATAGCACATGCACATGCTAGTATGAATCTCAGaaacagcagcagcaacagcagcGATACCGATACCCATCAAAATTACACCCAGTTCCTTCTTACAAATGGCGTTGCCCGTACGCCCCCAATGGG TTGGAACAGCTGGAATCATTTTCAATGCAACATAGATGAATGGACTGTGAAGACTACTG CAGATGCTCTTATTTCAACCGGTTTGGCGGCACTGGggtacaaatatataaatattg ATGATTGCTGGGCAGAAGGGAAGAGAGACTGGAGGGGTAATTTAAGGGAAAAACCTTCTACTTTTCCTTCTGGAATCAAGGCCCTTGCAGACTATGTTCATGCAAAAGGATTAAAACTTGGCATATATTCTGATGCTGg GGGAGAAGAGAATCCAGCAAAATGGGCCAGTCGGTATGGTAATGCTTGGAGAACTACAACGGACATAAAAGACAATTGGGAAAG TATCACATCAATCGCAGATGAAAACAACATTTGGGGAAGATATGCTGGACCTGGCAGGTGGAATG ATCCTGACATGTTGGAAGTGGGCAATGGAGGCATGAGTTTGGAGGAGTATCGATCTCATTTTAGCATTTGGGCTATAATGAAA GCCCCTTTACTTATCGGATGTGACATCCGATCTGCAAGCAGAGAAACTCTAAGGATTCTTGGAAACAAGGAAGTGATTGATGTTAATCAGGATCCACTGGGAGTGCAAGCAAGAAAAATACGATCGAAAGCAGGTCTAGAG GTTTGGGCAGGGCCATTATCATCGAGAAGAGTGGTGATAGTATTATGGAATAGAAGCAAGTATAGGGCTCCCATATCAGTGGGATGGAGGGAGGTTGGACTCTCTCCATCTAATCCTGTTAGTGTTCGAGACTTATGGGCG CACTCATTCATTTCCAAGAGTATACGCTCTCGATTGACTGCACATGTTGCTCCTCATGCTTGCAAAATGTATATCCTAACTTCAATCTAA
- the LOC126725903 gene encoding alpha-galactosidase-like isoform X1 → MSWRGISLSVLVIFVVLCSAKIAHAHASMNLRNSSSNSSDTDTHQNYTQFLLTNGVARTPPMGWNSWNHFQCNIDEWTVKTTADALISTGLAALGYKYINIDDCWAEGKRDWRGNLREKPSTFPSGIKALADYVHAKGLKLGIYSDAGYKTCSKTMPGSLGHEDIDARTFAEWGIDYLKYDNCYHDGSKPLDRFARMSYALQKVARPILYAICEWGEENPAKWASRYGNAWRTTTDIKDNWESITSIADENNIWGRYAGPGRWNDPDMLEVGNGGMSLEEYRSHFSIWAIMKAPLLIGCDIRSASRETLRILGNKEVIDVNQDPLGVQARKIRSKAGLEVWAGPLSSRRVVIVLWNRSKYRAPISVGWREVGLSPSNPVSVRDLWAHSFISKSIRSRLTAHVAPHACKMYILTSI, encoded by the exons ATGAGTTGGAGAggcatctctctctctgttcttgttatttttgttgttttatgcAGTGCTAAAATAGCACATGCACATGCTAGTATGAATCTCAGaaacagcagcagcaacagcagcGATACCGATACCCATCAAAATTACACCCAGTTCCTTCTTACAAATGGCGTTGCCCGTACGCCCCCAATGGG TTGGAACAGCTGGAATCATTTTCAATGCAACATAGATGAATGGACTGTGAAGACTACTG CAGATGCTCTTATTTCAACCGGTTTGGCGGCACTGGggtacaaatatataaatattg ATGATTGCTGGGCAGAAGGGAAGAGAGACTGGAGGGGTAATTTAAGGGAAAAACCTTCTACTTTTCCTTCTGGAATCAAGGCCCTTGCAGACTATGTTCATGCAAAAGGATTAAAACTTGGCATATATTCTGATGCTGg ttacaaaacctGCAGCAAGACAATGCCTGGCTCTCTTGGGCATGAAGATATAGATGCAAGAACCTTTGCTGAATGG GGAATTGATTACTTGAAGTATGATAACTGCTACCATGATGGTTCTAAGCCTCTAGATAG ATTTGCTAGGATGAGTTATGCATTGCAGAAGGTTGCCAGGCCAATCCTTTACGCTATATGTGAATG GGGAGAAGAGAATCCAGCAAAATGGGCCAGTCGGTATGGTAATGCTTGGAGAACTACAACGGACATAAAAGACAATTGGGAAAG TATCACATCAATCGCAGATGAAAACAACATTTGGGGAAGATATGCTGGACCTGGCAGGTGGAATG ATCCTGACATGTTGGAAGTGGGCAATGGAGGCATGAGTTTGGAGGAGTATCGATCTCATTTTAGCATTTGGGCTATAATGAAA GCCCCTTTACTTATCGGATGTGACATCCGATCTGCAAGCAGAGAAACTCTAAGGATTCTTGGAAACAAGGAAGTGATTGATGTTAATCAGGATCCACTGGGAGTGCAAGCAAGAAAAATACGATCGAAAGCAGGTCTAGAG GTTTGGGCAGGGCCATTATCATCGAGAAGAGTGGTGATAGTATTATGGAATAGAAGCAAGTATAGGGCTCCCATATCAGTGGGATGGAGGGAGGTTGGACTCTCTCCATCTAATCCTGTTAGTGTTCGAGACTTATGGGCG CACTCATTCATTTCCAAGAGTATACGCTCTCGATTGACTGCACATGTTGCTCCTCATGCTTGCAAAATGTATATCCTAACTTCAATCTAA